Proteins encoded in a region of the Clostridium beijerinckii genome:
- a CDS encoding FAD-binding oxidoreductase, with protein sequence MSYKEVELKDYEYILSIAENDLERVFFREEINEDYSHDELGGIKKMPDIVIQTISADEVSKVMKYAYENDIPVTPRGSGTGLVGAAVPLKGGIVIDLSRMNKILELDEENLTLTLEPGVLLMDIGKYVQEFDLFYPPDPGEKSATIGGNISTNAGGMRAVKYGVTRDYVRGLEVVLPNGDIVNLGGKVVKNSSGYALKDLIVGSEGTLGIVTKAILKLLPLPKKALSLLIPFESLERAIETVPKIIKSKSIPTAIEFMQREAILAAEEFLGKSFPDKSSDAYLLLTFDGNSTEEIEKDYENVANICLEAGALDVLISDTEERQESIWSARGCFLEAIKALTTEMDEVDVVVPRNQIGKFVTFTHELERTANIRIKSFGHAGDGNLHIYILRDDLDQEAWESKLKEVMQIMYDKAKELDGQVSGEHGIGFAKKGYLKESLPSECIGIMQGIKLAFDPKNILNPGKVCE encoded by the coding sequence ATGAGTTATAAAGAAGTTGAATTAAAAGATTATGAATATATATTATCTATAGCAGAGAATGATTTGGAGAGAGTTTTCTTTAGAGAAGAAATAAATGAAGACTATAGCCATGATGAATTAGGCGGAATTAAGAAAATGCCTGATATAGTTATTCAGACTATAAGTGCTGATGAAGTTTCAAAAGTAATGAAATATGCCTATGAGAATGATATTCCTGTTACTCCAAGGGGATCAGGAACAGGACTTGTTGGAGCAGCGGTTCCACTTAAAGGTGGAATAGTTATAGACCTTAGCAGGATGAATAAAATTTTAGAATTAGATGAAGAAAATTTGACTCTTACATTAGAACCAGGTGTATTACTTATGGACATAGGTAAATATGTTCAAGAATTTGATTTATTCTATCCACCAGACCCAGGTGAAAAATCAGCAACAATCGGTGGAAATATAAGTACTAATGCAGGAGGTATGAGAGCTGTAAAATATGGAGTAACTAGAGACTATGTAAGAGGACTTGAGGTTGTATTACCAAATGGTGATATAGTAAATTTAGGAGGAAAAGTAGTTAAAAACAGCTCCGGATATGCACTAAAGGATTTAATTGTTGGTTCGGAAGGAACTTTAGGAATAGTAACAAAGGCTATTTTGAAATTGTTACCACTTCCTAAAAAGGCTTTAAGCTTGCTTATTCCTTTTGAAAGTCTCGAAAGAGCGATAGAGACTGTGCCTAAAATAATTAAATCTAAGTCAATACCAACAGCAATTGAATTTATGCAGAGAGAAGCGATACTTGCTGCAGAAGAATTTTTAGGAAAAAGTTTTCCTGATAAATCATCTGATGCATACCTATTATTAACTTTCGATGGAAATTCCACAGAAGAAATTGAAAAGGATTATGAAAATGTAGCGAATATTTGTTTAGAAGCTGGAGCTTTAGATGTATTAATCTCAGATACTGAAGAAAGACAAGAATCAATATGGTCAGCTAGAGGTTGTTTCCTTGAAGCAATTAAAGCATTAACTACTGAAATGGATGAAGTTGATGTTGTTGTTCCAAGAAATCAAATAGGAAAATTTGTAACTTTCACTCATGAACTTGAACGTACTGCTAATATAAGAATAAAAAGCTTTGGGCATGCAGGCGATGGAAATCTTCATATATATATATTAAGAGATGACCTTGACCAAGAAGCATGGGAATCTAAATTAAAAGAAGTTATGCAAATAATGTATGATAAAGCTAAAGAATTAGATGGACAGGTGTCAGGAGAACATGGAATAGGATTTGCAAAGAAAGGATATTTAAAAGAATCACTTCCAAGTGAATGTATTGGAATAATGCAAGGAATTAAATTAGCTTTTGATCCTAAGAACATATTAAATCCAGGAAAAGTATGTGAATAG
- a CDS encoding glycyl radical protein, giving the protein MDELAMSRRIKNLKQKMLSEKRYASIEQALIITETYKENEDKPVIIKRALALKNSLSKLEIGVDDEELIVGNRTKGVRYGVVFPESGSSWIDKEFESLPTRPQDKFNVNLNDIETFRKVIKPYWDGHSLEDVIRQRYGKEIDEIAKVVKINQKDHAQGHICPNCREWLALGPEGIKQRAIEKMKNATKENKDFYKSVVIVMEGAQEFMMRYHNLIKEKAESICEEELVSDMLQVAEICKNISRRPAQTFHEAVQAIWFLFVILHMESNASSFSPGRMDEFLYPYYERDIQLGNINDKKALEIIECLWLKFNEIVYLRNSHSAKFFAGFPIGFNIAIGGQDEKGNDFSNELSFLFLKAQEHLGLPQPNLSVRLHKNTSEKLLKESIKVVSKGSGMPQFFNDESIVPSMIDLGIKEKDARDYAIVGCVELTTQGNNLGWSDAAMFNLNKVLELTLNGGKCLISGDSLAQDLGNLTTYEKYEDLEEAFAKQIDYFIDRMILACEQVEKAHIDVLPSPFLSSVIDDCIEKGIDVTEGGAVYNLSGIQMIQVANLADSLAAIKLLVYDEKRISKEDLLKALQNNFEGYEVIRAMLLNRAPKYGNDIELVDEIGAKWARYFNGKLKSYTNYRGGKYHTGMYTVSAHVPMGENVGASTDGRCAKAPLADGGMSPVYGRDIAGPTAVLKSVSKLDNELTTNGGLLNMKFLPEFFKNQTGIDKFSKFLRTFVDLEIPHIQFNVLRKEDLLAAQKDPESYRSLTVRVAGYTAYFTELAGELQNEIIARTSYRDI; this is encoded by the coding sequence ATGGATGAATTAGCAATGTCTCGAAGAATTAAAAATTTAAAGCAGAAGATGTTATCTGAAAAAAGATATGCATCTATCGAACAAGCACTTATAATAACTGAAACTTATAAAGAGAATGAAGATAAGCCAGTTATTATAAAAAGGGCATTAGCATTAAAAAATTCTCTTTCAAAATTAGAAATTGGCGTCGATGATGAAGAGTTAATAGTAGGTAACCGTACTAAAGGGGTTAGATATGGTGTTGTTTTTCCAGAGAGCGGTAGCTCATGGATTGATAAAGAATTTGAATCTCTACCAACTAGACCTCAAGACAAATTTAATGTGAATTTAAATGATATAGAAACATTTCGAAAAGTTATTAAACCATATTGGGATGGACACTCATTAGAGGATGTCATTAGACAGAGATATGGAAAAGAAATTGATGAAATTGCAAAAGTGGTAAAAATAAATCAAAAAGACCATGCTCAAGGACATATTTGTCCAAATTGCAGAGAGTGGCTTGCTTTAGGTCCAGAAGGAATCAAACAAAGAGCAATTGAAAAAATGAAGAATGCTACTAAAGAAAATAAGGATTTTTATAAAAGTGTAGTTATCGTTATGGAGGGTGCTCAAGAATTTATGATGAGATACCATAACTTAATTAAAGAAAAAGCTGAGTCAATCTGTGAGGAAGAATTAGTATCAGATATGCTTCAAGTTGCAGAGATTTGTAAGAATATCTCTAGAAGGCCAGCACAAACTTTCCATGAGGCAGTACAAGCAATTTGGTTTCTATTTGTTATACTTCATATGGAATCAAATGCATCATCATTCTCACCAGGAAGAATGGATGAATTTTTATATCCATATTATGAAAGAGACATACAACTTGGAAATATAAATGATAAAAAGGCTTTAGAAATAATTGAATGTCTTTGGCTTAAGTTTAATGAGATAGTATATCTAAGAAATTCTCATAGTGCTAAATTTTTCGCAGGATTTCCTATAGGATTTAATATTGCAATTGGTGGCCAAGATGAAAAAGGTAATGATTTTTCAAATGAATTATCTTTCTTATTCCTAAAAGCTCAAGAACATTTAGGTCTACCACAGCCTAACTTATCTGTAAGACTTCATAAGAACACATCAGAAAAACTATTGAAAGAGAGCATAAAAGTTGTGTCAAAAGGAAGTGGAATGCCACAGTTCTTTAACGATGAATCAATAGTGCCGTCTATGATAGACTTAGGAATTAAAGAAAAAGATGCAAGAGACTATGCAATTGTTGGATGCGTAGAGCTTACAACTCAAGGTAATAATCTTGGTTGGAGTGACGCGGCAATGTTTAATTTAAATAAGGTTTTAGAGCTTACTCTAAATGGTGGAAAATGCTTAATTTCAGGAGATTCATTGGCTCAAGACCTAGGGAACCTAACTACTTATGAAAAGTATGAAGATTTAGAGGAAGCATTTGCTAAGCAAATAGATTATTTCATTGATAGAATGATTTTAGCATGTGAACAAGTAGAAAAAGCTCATATAGATGTTTTGCCTTCACCATTTTTATCATCAGTTATTGACGACTGCATTGAGAAAGGAATAGATGTTACAGAAGGCGGGGCAGTATATAATCTGTCAGGAATTCAAATGATACAAGTTGCAAATTTAGCAGATAGCTTGGCTGCAATAAAACTTTTAGTATACGATGAAAAGAGAATTTCTAAAGAAGATTTGTTAAAAGCTCTTCAAAATAACTTTGAGGGATATGAAGTGATAAGGGCTATGCTATTAAATCGTGCACCTAAATACGGGAACGATATTGAATTGGTAGATGAAATTGGTGCTAAGTGGGCAAGATATTTCAATGGAAAGCTTAAATCTTATACAAACTATCGTGGAGGTAAATATCATACAGGAATGTATACAGTATCGGCCCATGTTCCAATGGGTGAAAATGTAGGAGCATCTACAGATGGAAGGTGTGCAAAGGCGCCTTTAGCTGATGGGGGTATGTCACCTGTATATGGAAGAGATATTGCAGGACCTACAGCTGTTTTAAAATCTGTATCAAAATTAGATAATGAATTAACTACTAATGGCGGCTTATTAAATATGAAGTTTTTACCTGAATTTTTTAAGAATCAAACAGGTATAGATAAATTCTCAAAATTTTTAAGAACCTTTGTGGATTTAGAAATACCACATATTCAATTTAATGTTTTACGTAAAGAAGATTTATTGGCGGCACAAAAGGATCCTGAAAGTTATCGTAGTTTAACTGTACGTGTAGCAGGATATACAGCATATTTCACTGAACTTGCAGGAGAATTGCAAAACGAAATTATAGCAAGAACAAGTTATAGGGATATATAG
- a CDS encoding glycyl-radical enzyme activating protein gives MEKYYTSLTGRIFDIRRFSTHDGDGIRTTIFLKGCPLKCVWCQNPEGISPEEHLIHFENKCINCELCIKKCSNKSIIRENNKICVVQDKCTDEQNKIATDICPTGALTMDSKNYTLDEVIEIALKDKVFFKYGGGVTLSGGEPLYQKEFAVSLLKMLKEAGINTAIETSLFVPTEYIIEALPYLDTIFADLKVFDNDKHKVFTGVGNELIKKNIKFILESNKKDNVIIRTPLIPQFTATKNNIYDISGYISSIYSKARYELLNYNPLAKSKYNLINNLDYCFEENPKMYTETQMEEFYYIAYSAGIENLVK, from the coding sequence ATGGAAAAATATTATACATCTTTAACAGGAAGAATTTTTGATATAAGGAGATTTTCAACACATGATGGTGATGGCATAAGAACAACAATTTTTTTAAAAGGATGTCCGCTTAAATGTGTTTGGTGTCAGAATCCGGAAGGTATTTCTCCAGAGGAGCATTTGATTCATTTTGAAAATAAATGTATTAATTGTGAGTTATGTATTAAAAAATGCTCTAATAAATCAATTATACGAGAAAATAATAAAATATGTGTTGTTCAAGATAAATGTACAGATGAACAAAATAAGATTGCTACAGATATTTGTCCGACCGGTGCGTTGACTATGGATTCTAAAAATTATACTTTAGATGAAGTTATAGAAATAGCACTGAAGGATAAAGTGTTTTTTAAATACGGTGGTGGAGTAACTTTATCTGGCGGGGAGCCATTGTACCAGAAAGAATTTGCAGTTTCATTACTTAAAATGTTAAAAGAAGCTGGGATAAACACAGCAATTGAAACTTCTTTATTCGTTCCGACTGAATATATAATAGAAGCACTACCTTATTTAGATACAATTTTTGCAGATTTAAAGGTATTTGATAATGATAAGCATAAGGTTTTTACTGGTGTAGGTAATGAACTAATCAAAAAGAACATCAAGTTTATTTTAGAAAGCAATAAGAAAGACAATGTTATTATCAGAACTCCGCTAATACCTCAATTTACAGCAACTAAAAATAATATTTATGATATAAGTGGATATATTTCAAGCATTTACTCAAAAGCAAGATATGAATTATTAAATTATAATCCACTTGCAAAATCAAAATACAACTTAATCAATAATTTAGATTATTGTTTTGAAGAGAATCCTAAAATGTATACTGAGACTCAAATGGAGGAATTTTATTATATAGCTTATTCAGCAGGGATAGAAAATTTAGTCAAGTAG